From the Streptococcus sanguinis genome, the window AGCAGCAACCAAAGCAGCTTCATTCAAGACATTTTCCAAATCAGCACCAACAAAACCTGGTGTCTGCTGAGCAACTAGTTTCAAATCAACATTTTTAGCCAGCGGCTTATTCTTAGCATGAACACGGAGAATAGCTTCCCGACCTTTAACGTCAGGACGGCCGACTAATACTTTTCTGTCAAAACGGCCAGCACGCAACAAGGCTGGATCCAATACATCTGAACGGTTAGTAGCCGCAATGATAATGATTCCTTCATTGCCTTCGAAACCATCCATTTCAATCAAGAGCTGATTGAGGGTTTGCTCCCGCTCATCGTTACCACCGCCAAGGCCAACACCACGCTGACGACCGACTGCATCGATTTCATCGATGAAGATAATAGCAGGGGCTGCTTTTTTCGCATCTTCAAACAAAGAACGGACACGACTTGCTCCAACCCCAACAAACATTTCTACAAAGTCGGAACCTGAGATACTGAAGAAAGGAACTCCAGCTTCCCCAGCAACTGCCTTAGCAAGCAAGGTTTTACCAGTTCCTGGAGGGCCTTCTAGAAGAACACCAGCAGGAATACGAGCACCTAGTTTGGTGTAACGTTTCCGATCTTTCAAAAACTCAACAACTTCTACTAGCTCTTGCTTTTCTTCCTCAGCACCAGCTACATCCGAGAAACGAACCTTGATATCTTCTTTGTTAGCAGCACGCGCCTTATTGCGGCCGAAATTCATGGCACCGCGAGCACCACCGCCACCACCTTGATTCATCATGGACATAAAGAAGAAGATGACAATCACAAAAGGAACGATGGAAGTGAGGATTGTAATCCACATTCCGCTTGAACTTTCGCGCTTTATGCTGATTTCAGTGTTATGCTCAGAGGCTAATTTTTGTAAATCAGAAATTGTAATATCTGACGGTAAAATAATACTTGTGAATTTTTCTACTTTAGAAATGTTTGGAGTGAAAAATAAAATCCCTGTATCTTCTTTCGATTCCTGAGGTGTTTTGTAAGTACCTGAAATCTCGACGACACTGCCATTTGGCTGGTAGCTCATCTCTGTGACATT encodes:
- the ftsH gene encoding ATP-dependent zinc metalloprotease FtsH, which produces MKNKQNNGFIKNPFLYILIIVVLVTGFQYFFSGDTGGRSQQINYTELVKEIKENNVTEMSYQPNGSVVEISGTYKTPQESKEDTGILFFTPNISKVEKFTSIILPSDITISDLQKLASEHNTEISIKRESSSGMWITILTSIVPFVIVIFFFMSMMNQGGGGGARGAMNFGRNKARAANKEDIKVRFSDVAGAEEEKQELVEVVEFLKDRKRYTKLGARIPAGVLLEGPPGTGKTLLAKAVAGEAGVPFFSISGSDFVEMFVGVGASRVRSLFEDAKKAAPAIIFIDEIDAVGRQRGVGLGGGNDEREQTLNQLLIEMDGFEGNEGIIIIAATNRSDVLDPALLRAGRFDRKVLVGRPDVKGREAILRVHAKNKPLAKNVDLKLVAQQTPGFVGADLENVLNEAALVAARRNKKVIDADDIDEAEDRVIAGPSKKDKMVSERDRQMVAYHEAGHTIVGLVLSNARVVHKVTIVPRGRAGGYMIALPKEDQMLLSKEDMKEQLAGLMGGRVAEEIIFNVQTTGASNDFEQATQMARSMVTEYGMSEKLGPVQYEGNHAMFGAASPQKSISEQTAYEIDEEVRELLNEARNKAAEIIQSHRETHKLIAEALLKYETLDSNQIKSLYETGKMPEESELELDKEAHALSYDEIKTKMEEKSSE